The proteins below come from a single Macrobrachium rosenbergii isolate ZJJX-2024 chromosome 50, ASM4041242v1, whole genome shotgun sequence genomic window:
- the LOC136832913 gene encoding trichohyalin-like gives MNTVYILLDLFLGTEFTTGNVVGRGDRTQCFNAEEQLLAIRNFYDEKVRQLEEEHRKEIQALENKCSRLLKALEDKNKLLRQAKKDAKLTRSIEVVESREGRNSLGPAELALSPAERGPSLFPCEGPKISTESDFEEWLSAKDVETGHPIVAKEENNIFSIVKKRWGGPDLERNNVPNLEDGKVKANSEGHNTERTEMRKSREREMVDKTLEKDTDKVTGKDMEMKPEEKKKEIFEQRIVEIRKEMIRKEIVEILKRRHAQRKAERRRRLEVLAKEMRDNENKRAEFRRKEEEELLREALSSLVRKEIARRKHRKEMKDKKGQSHSKGELQDSKTKKRTPWFKRRKEEAAARRWRMQRRGKELRNKIKETLKRRYAQWKAERKRRLEDLANNMRGNEHKQAEFRRRVKLEMLREALSAVVRKEIARWKHRQTRQRMTDEKWRKDERHIKDEREVLPIRKGQNQTRREVPGVHSRKRESCGLSDGKKRLLSHCHPQGDGEYHSQK, from the coding sequence ATGAATACTGTTTATATCTTGTTGGATTTGTTCTTAGGAACAGAGTTTACCACTGGAAACGTAGTAGGACGAGGAGACAGGACCCAATGTTTCAACGCAGAGGAGCAATTGTTGGCCATCAGGAACTTCTACGACGAAAAGGTTCGACAACTCGAAGAGGAACACCGAAAAGAGATCCAAGCGCTCGAGAACAAGTGTTCTCGCTTGTTGAAGGCCCTGGAGGATAAAAATAAACTCCTCAGACAAGCTAAGAAGGATGCCAAATTAACGAGAAGTATCGAGGTTGTCGAAAGTAGAGAAGGtagaaattcccttggacctgctGAACTGGCTTTGTCTCCCGCTGAAAGAGGCCCATCGCTGTTTCCCTGCGAAGGACCAAAGATTTCGACGGAAAGCGACTTCGAAGAGTGGCTCAGTGCAAAGGACGTTGAGACTGGACACCCGATAGTGgcgaaggaagaaaataatattttctccatAGTGAAGAAGAGGTGGGGAGGACCTGACCTTGAAAGGAACAATGTCCCAAATTTGGAAGACGGGAAAGTGAAAGCCAATTCCGAAGGACACAACACCGAGCggacagaaatgagaaaaagccgagagagagagatggtggataaGACACTTGAAAAGGATACAGACAAGGTAACTGGCAAGGACATGGAAATGAAGccagaggagaagaaaaaggagatatTTGAGCAGAGAATAGTAGAGATACGCAAGGAGATGATTAGGAAGGAGATAGTCGAGATACTGAAGAGAAGGCATGCCCAAAGGAAGGCTGAAAGGAGGCGGCGATTGGAAGTTTTAGCAAAGGAGATGAGGGACAACGAAAATAAACGTGCAGAGTTtcgaaggaaagaagaagaagagctgctAAGAGAGGCGCTGTCTTCGTTAGTGCGGAAAGAAATAGCACgtaggaaacacagaaaggagATGAAAGACAAGAAAGGTCAAAGCCACAGCAAAGGAGAACTGCAGGATTCGAAGACAAAGAAGAGAACACCGTGGTTCAAGCGACGGAAAGAAGAAGCTGCCGCAAGGAGATGGAGAATGCAACGTAGAGGAAAGGAGTTGCGCAACAAAATAAAGGAGACACTGAAGAGGAGGTATGCCCAATGGAAGGCTGAAAGAAAGAGGCGACTGGAAGACTTAGCAAATAATATGCGGGGCAATGAACATAAACAGGCAGAGTTTAGAAGGAGAGTTAAACTAGAGATGCTGAGAGAGGCTCTGTCTGCTGTAGTGCGGAAAGAAATAGCACGTTGGAAACACAGACAGACGAGACAAAGGATGACAGACGAAAAATGGAGGAAGGACGAGAGACACATAAAAGATGAACGAGAGGTTTTGCCAATTAGGAAAGGCCAAAACCAGACCAGAAGAGAAGTGCCTGGGGTTCACAGCCGAAAAAGGGAAAGCTGTGGTTTAAGCGACGGAAAAAAGAGACTGCTGAGCCATTGTCATCCCCAAGGAGATGGAGAATACCATTCACAGAAGTGA